The Glycine max cultivar Williams 82 chromosome 3, Glycine_max_v4.0, whole genome shotgun sequence sequence TGTAGAGATATAACAGAAGGCATGACATAGAATTGCAGAGATGGAGAATCATGCCCAAGAAGCTCACTTAGTGCAAGAAGCCACATGGGAAGTCAACTGTCATGTGCAAGTACACTAAGTGTGCGCCATGCGGCCTAGCACATGGTCACTTAAACCAATTGTACATTTTGCGTCGTGCTCAGCATGCCATCTCGCCTAGCACATAATCAATGTTGGAAAAAAACATGAGTGCAGAGAAAATGATTCATTCTAGTGAGAGCTAGGGAACAACTCGTTAAGAGCACCTCATCTCCATTCAACTCTATTTTCCCCCATTTTCTTCCATTCTGTTTGCCCCTTTTGTATTTGTAAGCCTCTCATGACAATGTTAGGCTAAATCAGCCATTGTTAGGAGCTCAACGACCAAACattcttgatgtaatgattTTAACTATCTATTTAGTGCTATTTCACTATGCTTATTATCATGTTTATGGTTTGATCACTCATACTCATGTAGTGTTATAGGGTTtatgcattggaaaatgtttatTTCCTAAGAACTTGAAAAGAACATCTATGTAATCtatctctagggatagaatgGTATTACTTAGCCTAAATTATGCATCTTTACTCATTATGCAATTTGTCTGATGTAGCTCTTAAGGGATTTGGAGTGAAATTAGGTAAGTTATGCTCTTTTTATGTGAGGAATCATGGCTAGAGTAAGTTAGTGAATGTAagtaataattgaaataatattaaataaagaaaaatcattaacgttacatcaagagtaatTCTGGTAAGCTGAGCTCCCAACATGTCTGTAATTCTACATCAACTGTCACTTCACTGCTTCAAGTGGTTGTTCACTCACCCTTGCACATGCTTGCTTTGTAGTTTACTTTACGTTGAATTTATGCATCATcactttataaatatttaattcaattgattTATTGCTTAAAATTGGACATATATAAATTCTGAGTACAATCAAAGTGTATGTGGACACGACACTTTGTCTTACCATTTTAAATTACTACTTGGATGAATTCGTACACTTGCCAAGGAGTTAACAAGTTTTGGtgtcgttgccggggaactttgTCCCTTGTACTCGATAGTTTGCATATCCTAATTTTAAGCAATCACTCTTTATTCTTTAATTCTTTATCTTAACCATGTTAACCTGTTCTGTAGTTGCTTTCCTTCATGTGTGTGAGGTAAAAATTCAAAGGAAAGTATTGTTCCTTTAAATTTGGAGATTGAGGCAGCCTGTAGGAGAAACaacacttcaaggagaagaagagagaaataagagAGGCAGGAAAATCAAGGGGAAAGAGGAGCCTCATCCTCTGCATCATCTTTAACATTTCCGCTAGTCTTTGAGGAACCAACAGTGTCTAATTCGCATCTCATCTTTGAGGAGCCTTTAATGGCAGGAGATAAACCATCGAGAGTAACTCTAAAGGACTACTCTAGCTCCTCAACACCACAGTATTTCACCAGTATTGCACAGCCGAAAGTTCAAGCAGCCAATATTTCATATCCACACTCCCTCATTCAGTTGATTCAAGGCAACCTCTTTCATGGTCTACCAAATGAAGATCTATATGCTCAGCTGGCTACTTACCCATAGATATGTAATACAATGAAGATTGTAGGGGTTCCGAAAGATGCCATTCaccttaatttttctctttttccttggGTGGTGAAGCAAAAAAGATGGCCTCACTCATTCAAGGGAAACCGTTTAAGAACTTGAGATGAGGTAGTTAAGAAGTTCTTGAAGAAGTATTTCCCGGAGTCCAAAACCGTCGAGGGGAAGTCATAGATTTCCTCATTTTTCCAATTCCCTGATGAGCCATTGAGTGAAGCTCTATACCGCTTTTGTGGTCTACTTTGAAGGACTCCTACTCATGGGTTTAGTAAGCCAATTCAACTGAACATATTTATTGATACCTTACAACCCCATTCCAGGCAACTCCTCGATGCTTCGGCTGGTGAAAAGATTAAATTGAAGACCCCTAATGAAGCTATGGAGCTTATAGAAAATATGGCAGCCAATGATTATGTCATTCTCCGTGATAAAGCTTACACACCTACGAAGAAGAGTCTTCTTAAGCTCATGTCTCAAGATGCTTTGTTGGCTCAAAATAAGCTCTTAGCCAATCAAATTGAGACCCTCATGGAGACATTGAACAAACTCCCTCAATGGTTGCATGACTCAAGAGGAGCTCATAAGTTAGGCATGTGCATGACTCAAGAGGAAATGTTTAAAGAGGTCAACTACATGGCCAACCCAAACCGCCAAGGGTATCATCAAGGAGGGAAACCAGGTTATCATCAGGGAGGAAATTTCTCTCAGAACCAGGGTCAAGGTTAGAGGTTTCATCCTAGGAACAACTTCAACAAAGATCAAGGAGGTCCGTCCAATCGACTTCCTAATCAAGGCCCTAACTTGTATGAGAGAACCGCCAAGCTGGAGGACACCCTGACTTAGTTCATGCTGGTCTCTCTATCCAATCATAAGAGTATAGAGTCAGCCATTAAGAATTTGGAGGTGTAAGTGAGCCAACCTGCTAAGTAATTGGCTGAGAAATCCACTGCAAACTTTATGGTGAACACAAAGAAGAACCCAAAGGAGGAATGCAAGGTGGTTCTCACAAGGAGCAAGAGGAATGAGAGCCGTGAATAAAAAAGAGTTGAGGGAGTAGTGGATGATGTGAGTGATGAGAGGAAAAAGAACGAGGCTggcaataaagagaaataattaagagatgagaaaaatgaaaaaagaaaaaaatagttataaggAGGGTGGTGGTGAGGTCTTAATCTCTAAGACTAAGAGCCAACTAGCTAGAGAGGCGAGCTAGAAAGGAAGCACCATCAGTGCCTGTAAAGGATGTCCCATATCCTTTGGTGccttccaaaaaggaaaaaatgaaacactTTGCTTGTTTTCTTGACAATTTTTAAGAAGCTGGAGATCACCATTCCTTTTGGAGATGCCCTGCAGCTGATGTCGATATACACTAAATTTTTGAAGGACTTTCTcacaaagaaagggaagaaCATCAACAATGAGAGCATTGTGGAAGAAAGGAATTATAGTGCTTTGATTCAGCAAATTCTACCACAAAAGTTCAAGGATCTCAGAAGTGTGACCATCCCATGCTCTATTGGGATTGTATCAGTAGGAAAAGCTCTCATTGATCTGGGGGCAAGCATCAATTTGATGCCTCTCTCTATGTGTCGGAGGATTAGGAACCTGAAGATTGTCCCAACCAAGATGACTCTTGAACTAGAAGATTGCTCTTTTATGAGGTCATATGGTGTGGTTGAAGACGTCCTGGTTAAGGTTCAGCAGTTCATCTTTCTTGTGGACTTTGTGATCATGGACATAGAGGGGGATTCAAACGTTTTCTTGATTTTGGGCCGTCCATTTATGCTCACTGCTAAATGTGTTGTCGACATGGGGAAAGGTAATCTAGAAATGAGTTTGGAGGACCAGAAGGTGACCTTCAACTTGTTTGAAGCGATAAAACACCTTAGTGATAGCAAAACCTACTTCACTATGCATTATGACTGGAAAACGCCTTAATGAATGCCATTGAATGTTTGACTGATAA is a genomic window containing:
- the LOC100799707 gene encoding uncharacterized protein — protein: MSIYTKFLKDFLTKKGKNINNESIVEERNYSALIQQILPQKFKDLRSVTIPCSIGIVSVGKALIDLGASINLMPLSMCRRIRNLKIVPTKMTLELEDCSFMRSYGVVEDVLVKVQQFIFLVDFVIMDIEGDSNVFLILGRPFMLTAKCVVDMGKGNLEMSLEDQKVTFNLFEAIKHLSDSKTYFTMHYDWKTP